The Cuculus canorus isolate bCucCan1 chromosome 16, bCucCan1.pri, whole genome shotgun sequence genome includes a region encoding these proteins:
- the FAM110A gene encoding protein FAM110A isoform X1 — protein sequence MAAWSGLLWEGAELQHPGLHRALSCTGSRVGVGSCGAAPEQPRSLRGAEYRGSGREQSPRSPTLVERWPTACEPLAARGGHPPCALAQRMPVEALQAGDAMKGVTAPFTSAMPIRILRKGPAYFRRRAEPGTTKPSAVERLEADKAKYVKSQRVASTKQEPVKPPLLRQPLFTPGVRRTPLTPSRRGLRHAETGSSKTSLDLEILNNLINLCDSPFPKAESPLGRECKWRVETPTVLGGRAEGAGKLPESPATAKPPENLSAIKPPGSVAVRRVDVHPCGTPRGQATPVPASPMLGRLPTAPARSSPARPESARRQPLLHRSKSDLSDRLSRATADLERFFNYCGLDPEEVQDMGAERFARASSDIVSLKFHSVSTASSEGGHSPPSTATPEGRPAERVPYGISIIERNARVIKWLYGLRQAREPQQVSNV from the exons ATGGCAGCCTGGTCggggctgctgtgggaaggagcagagctgcagcacccTGGCCTCCACCGTGCTCTTTCCTGCACTG GTTCAAGGGTGGGAGTGGGAAGCTGTGGAGCAGCCCCGGAACAGCCCCGGAGCCTGCGAGGGGCTGAGTACCGAGGGAGcggcagggagcagagccccCGATCACCCACCTTGGTGGAGCGATGG CCAACAGCGTGTGAGCCCCTCGCTGCCCGTGGCGGCCACCCGCCCTGTGCCCTGGCGCAGAGGATGCCTGTCGAGGCGCTGCAAGCTGGCGATGCCATGAAGGGGGTGACGGCGCCCTTCACCTCGGCCATGCCCATCCGCATACTCCGCAAGGGTCCTGCCTATTTCCGCCGTCGAGCCGAGCCAGGCACCACCAAGCCCAGCGCTGTGGAACGGCTGGAGGCCGACAAGGCCAAGTACGTGAAGAGTCAACGGGTTGCCAGCACCAAGCAAGAGCCGGTGAAGCCGCCGCTGCTCAGGCAGCCCCTCTTCACCCCAGGGGTGCGCCGGACTCCTCTCACCCCGAGCCGCAGGGGGCTGCGCCACGCTGAGACCGGCAGCTCGAAGACCTCGCTCGACCTGGAGATCCTCAACAACCTCATCAACCTCTGCGACAGCCCATTCCCCAAGGCGGAGAGCCCGCTGGGCCGGGAGTGCAAGTGGAGGGTGGAGACGCCGACAGTGCTGGGTGGCAGGGCGGAGGGTGCTGGCAAGCTGCCGGAGAGCCCCGCCACAGCCAAGCCGCCGGAGAATCTCAGCGCGATCAAACCCCCCGGCAGTGTGGCTGTACGGAGGGTGGATGTCCATCCCTGCGGGACTCCACGGGGCCAGGCAACGCCAGTGCCCGCATCCCCCATGCTGGGCAGGCTGCCCACTGCCCCGGCACGGAGCTCACCTGCCCGCCCCGAGAGTGCCCGCCGGCAACCCCTGCTGCACCGCTCCAAGTCAGACCTGAGCGACCGGCTCTCGCGGGCCACCGCCGACCTGGAGCGCTTCTTCAACTACTGTGGCCTTGACCCAGAGGAGGTGCAGGACATGGGCGCCGAGCGCTTCGCCCGCGCCAGCTCCGACATCGTGTCCCTCAAGTTTCACAGCGTGAGCACAGCCAGCTCGGAGGGTGGCCACTCACCACCCAGCACTGCCACGCCGGAGGGGCGGCCGGCTGAGCGTGTCCCCTACGGCATCTCCATCATCGAGCGCAATGCCCGCGTCATCAAGTGGCTCTACGGGCTGCGCCAGGCCAGGGAGCCTCAGCAGGTCTCCAACGTGTAG
- the FAM110A gene encoding protein FAM110A isoform X2: MPVEALQAGDAMKGVTAPFTSAMPIRILRKGPAYFRRRAEPGTTKPSAVERLEADKAKYVKSQRVASTKQEPVKPPLLRQPLFTPGVRRTPLTPSRRGLRHAETGSSKTSLDLEILNNLINLCDSPFPKAESPLGRECKWRVETPTVLGGRAEGAGKLPESPATAKPPENLSAIKPPGSVAVRRVDVHPCGTPRGQATPVPASPMLGRLPTAPARSSPARPESARRQPLLHRSKSDLSDRLSRATADLERFFNYCGLDPEEVQDMGAERFARASSDIVSLKFHSVSTASSEGGHSPPSTATPEGRPAERVPYGISIIERNARVIKWLYGLRQAREPQQVSNV, encoded by the coding sequence ATGCCTGTCGAGGCGCTGCAAGCTGGCGATGCCATGAAGGGGGTGACGGCGCCCTTCACCTCGGCCATGCCCATCCGCATACTCCGCAAGGGTCCTGCCTATTTCCGCCGTCGAGCCGAGCCAGGCACCACCAAGCCCAGCGCTGTGGAACGGCTGGAGGCCGACAAGGCCAAGTACGTGAAGAGTCAACGGGTTGCCAGCACCAAGCAAGAGCCGGTGAAGCCGCCGCTGCTCAGGCAGCCCCTCTTCACCCCAGGGGTGCGCCGGACTCCTCTCACCCCGAGCCGCAGGGGGCTGCGCCACGCTGAGACCGGCAGCTCGAAGACCTCGCTCGACCTGGAGATCCTCAACAACCTCATCAACCTCTGCGACAGCCCATTCCCCAAGGCGGAGAGCCCGCTGGGCCGGGAGTGCAAGTGGAGGGTGGAGACGCCGACAGTGCTGGGTGGCAGGGCGGAGGGTGCTGGCAAGCTGCCGGAGAGCCCCGCCACAGCCAAGCCGCCGGAGAATCTCAGCGCGATCAAACCCCCCGGCAGTGTGGCTGTACGGAGGGTGGATGTCCATCCCTGCGGGACTCCACGGGGCCAGGCAACGCCAGTGCCCGCATCCCCCATGCTGGGCAGGCTGCCCACTGCCCCGGCACGGAGCTCACCTGCCCGCCCCGAGAGTGCCCGCCGGCAACCCCTGCTGCACCGCTCCAAGTCAGACCTGAGCGACCGGCTCTCGCGGGCCACCGCCGACCTGGAGCGCTTCTTCAACTACTGTGGCCTTGACCCAGAGGAGGTGCAGGACATGGGCGCCGAGCGCTTCGCCCGCGCCAGCTCCGACATCGTGTCCCTCAAGTTTCACAGCGTGAGCACAGCCAGCTCGGAGGGTGGCCACTCACCACCCAGCACTGCCACGCCGGAGGGGCGGCCGGCTGAGCGTGTCCCCTACGGCATCTCCATCATCGAGCGCAATGCCCGCGTCATCAAGTGGCTCTACGGGCTGCGCCAGGCCAGGGAGCCTCAGCAGGTCTCCAACGTGTAG
- the ANGPT4 gene encoding angiopoietin-4 isoform X2, with amino-acid sequence MQALSLSLVALTCATMALCAARAQRRALDGGGRRRYHQVQHGHCSYTFVLPEADPLPCPPSPAAPGPANALLQRDSPAGTAHAGHGAAQRLRHLERILENSTQWLLKLESYIQSSTKPEMAQLRQTAVQNQTATMLEIGSTLLNQSAEQSRKLSDVETQVLNQTSRIETQLQENSLSTTKLEKQLLLQTNEIHKLQNRNNILEVRVLEMETKHQEELAGARLEKEKLQRLRQQLQILESVQSLVRLVSQGRAPLPGQEQQFQDCTEVRRAGIRASGVYTLHIANLSEPKKAFCDMETDHGGWTVIQLRANGSLSFQRTWKEYKQGFGDAAGEYWLGNEAVHLLTNQAPYALRIELWDWEGGQVYAHYRKFQLGSEKQLYRLSLQDYSGTAGQQSGLALQGTRFSTRDADNDNCLCKCAQMLSGGWWFDACGLSNLNGIYYSARHNIRKLNGIRWHHFQGPSYSLKGTRMLIRPTSF; translated from the exons ATGCAGGCACTCAGCCTCAGCCTCGTGGCCCTGACCTGTGCCACGATGGCACTGTGCGCGGCCAGAGCCCAGCGACGGGCACTGGATGGGGGCGGCCGCCGGCGTTACCACCAGGTGCAGCATGGCCACTGCAGCTACACCTTTGTGCTGCCCGAAGCCGACCCGCTGCCCTGCCCACCTTCGCCTGCCGCCCCCGGCCCTGCCAACGCGCTGCTGCAGCGGGACTCGCCGGCTGGCACTGCGCACGCCGGCCACGGGGCCGCACAGCGCCTGCGGCACCTCGAGAGGATCCTGGAGAACAGCACGCAGTGGCTGCTGAAG CTGGAGAGCTACATCCAGAGCAGCACGAAGCCGGAGATGGCGCAACTGCGGCAGACGGCGGTGCAGAACCAGACGGCCACCATGCTGGAGATTGGCAGCACCCTCCTCAACCAGAGTGCCGAGCAGAGCCGCAAGCTCAGCGACGTGGAGACCCAG GTTCTGAACCAGACATCGCGCATTGAGACGCAGCTGCAGGAGAACTCCCTGTCCACCAccaagctggagaagcagctgctgctgcagacgAACGAGATCCACAAGCTGCAGAACAGGAACAA CATCCTGGAGGTGCGGGTGCTGGAGATGGAGACAAAGCACCaggaggagctggcaggggcCCGCttggagaaggagaagctgcagcGCCTG CGCCAACAGCTCCAGATCCTCGAGTCAGTGCAGAGCCTGGTGCGCCTCGTCTCCCAGGGCAGAG CCCCACTGCCTGGGCAGGAACAGCAATTCCAGGACTGCACCGAGGTGCGCCGGGCAGGCATCCGTGCCAGCGGGGTCTACACCCTCCACATCGCCAACCTCAGTGAGCCAAAAAAG GCATTCTGTGACATGGAGACAGACCACGGCGGCTGGACTGTCATCCAGCTCCGTGCCAACGGCAGCCTCAGCTTCCAGAGGACCTGGAAGGAGTACAAGCAG GGCTTCGGGGACGCGGCGGGCGAGTACTGGCTGGGTAACGAGGCCGTGCACCTCCTGACGAACCAGGCACCCTACGCCCTGCGCATCGAGCtatgggactgggagggaggcCAGGTCTATGCCCACTACAGGAAATTCCAGCTGGGGAGTGAGAAGCAGCTTTACAG GCTCTCGCTACAGGACTACAGCGGCACGGCTGGGCAGCAGAGCGGCTTGGCGCTACAGGGCACCCGTTTCAGCACCCGAGACGCCGACAATGACAACTGCCTCTGCAAGTGCGCCCAGATGCTGTCGGGAG GCTGGTGGTTTGACGCCTGCGGCCTCTCCAACCTAAACGGCATCTACTACTCGGCCCGGCATAACATCCGCAAGCTCAACGGCATCCGCTGGCATCACTTCCAGGGCCCCAGCTACTCCCTGAAGGGCACTCGCATGCTGATCCGACCCACCAGCTTCTAG
- the ANGPT4 gene encoding angiopoietin-4 isoform X1, producing the protein MQALSLSLVALTCATMALCAARAQRRALDGGGRRRYHQVQHGHCSYTFVLPEADPLPCPPSPAAPGPANALLQRDSPAGTAHAGHGAAQRLRHLERILENSTQWLLKLESYIQSSTKPEMAQLRQTAVQNQTATMLEIGSTLLNQSAEQSRKLSDVETQVLNQTSRIETQLQENSLSTTKLEKQLLLQTNEIHKLQNRNNILEVRVLEMETKHQEELAGARLEKEKLQRLVSQQSGTIKELEKVLVAASANTSLLQRQQLQILESVQSLVRLVSQGRAPLPGQEQQFQDCTEVRRAGIRASGVYTLHIANLSEPKKAFCDMETDHGGWTVIQLRANGSLSFQRTWKEYKQGFGDAAGEYWLGNEAVHLLTNQAPYALRIELWDWEGGQVYAHYRKFQLGSEKQLYRLSLQDYSGTAGQQSGLALQGTRFSTRDADNDNCLCKCAQMLSGGWWFDACGLSNLNGIYYSARHNIRKLNGIRWHHFQGPSYSLKGTRMLIRPTSF; encoded by the exons ATGCAGGCACTCAGCCTCAGCCTCGTGGCCCTGACCTGTGCCACGATGGCACTGTGCGCGGCCAGAGCCCAGCGACGGGCACTGGATGGGGGCGGCCGCCGGCGTTACCACCAGGTGCAGCATGGCCACTGCAGCTACACCTTTGTGCTGCCCGAAGCCGACCCGCTGCCCTGCCCACCTTCGCCTGCCGCCCCCGGCCCTGCCAACGCGCTGCTGCAGCGGGACTCGCCGGCTGGCACTGCGCACGCCGGCCACGGGGCCGCACAGCGCCTGCGGCACCTCGAGAGGATCCTGGAGAACAGCACGCAGTGGCTGCTGAAG CTGGAGAGCTACATCCAGAGCAGCACGAAGCCGGAGATGGCGCAACTGCGGCAGACGGCGGTGCAGAACCAGACGGCCACCATGCTGGAGATTGGCAGCACCCTCCTCAACCAGAGTGCCGAGCAGAGCCGCAAGCTCAGCGACGTGGAGACCCAG GTTCTGAACCAGACATCGCGCATTGAGACGCAGCTGCAGGAGAACTCCCTGTCCACCAccaagctggagaagcagctgctgctgcagacgAACGAGATCCACAAGCTGCAGAACAGGAACAA CATCCTGGAGGTGCGGGTGCTGGAGATGGAGACAAAGCACCaggaggagctggcaggggcCCGCttggagaaggagaagctgcagcGCCTGGTGAGCCAGCAGAGCGGCACCAtaaaggagctggagaaggtgCTGGTGGCTGCCAGTGCCAACACCAGCCTACTCCAGCGCCAACAGCTCCAGATCCTCGAGTCAGTGCAGAGCCTGGTGCGCCTCGTCTCCCAGGGCAGAG CCCCACTGCCTGGGCAGGAACAGCAATTCCAGGACTGCACCGAGGTGCGCCGGGCAGGCATCCGTGCCAGCGGGGTCTACACCCTCCACATCGCCAACCTCAGTGAGCCAAAAAAG GCATTCTGTGACATGGAGACAGACCACGGCGGCTGGACTGTCATCCAGCTCCGTGCCAACGGCAGCCTCAGCTTCCAGAGGACCTGGAAGGAGTACAAGCAG GGCTTCGGGGACGCGGCGGGCGAGTACTGGCTGGGTAACGAGGCCGTGCACCTCCTGACGAACCAGGCACCCTACGCCCTGCGCATCGAGCtatgggactgggagggaggcCAGGTCTATGCCCACTACAGGAAATTCCAGCTGGGGAGTGAGAAGCAGCTTTACAG GCTCTCGCTACAGGACTACAGCGGCACGGCTGGGCAGCAGAGCGGCTTGGCGCTACAGGGCACCCGTTTCAGCACCCGAGACGCCGACAATGACAACTGCCTCTGCAAGTGCGCCCAGATGCTGTCGGGAG GCTGGTGGTTTGACGCCTGCGGCCTCTCCAACCTAAACGGCATCTACTACTCGGCCCGGCATAACATCCGCAAGCTCAACGGCATCCGCTGGCATCACTTCCAGGGCCCCAGCTACTCCCTGAAGGGCACTCGCATGCTGATCCGACCCACCAGCTTCTAG
- the ANGPT4 gene encoding angiopoietin-4 isoform X3, whose product METKHQEELAGARLEKEKLQRLVSQQSGTIKELEKVLVAASANTSLLQRQQLQILESVQSLVRLVSQGRAPLPGQEQQFQDCTEVRRAGIRASGVYTLHIANLSEPKKAFCDMETDHGGWTVIQLRANGSLSFQRTWKEYKQGFGDAAGEYWLGNEAVHLLTNQAPYALRIELWDWEGGQVYAHYRKFQLGSEKQLYRLSLQDYSGTAGQQSGLALQGTRFSTRDADNDNCLCKCAQMLSGGWWFDACGLSNLNGIYYSARHNIRKLNGIRWHHFQGPSYSLKGTRMLIRPTSF is encoded by the exons ATGGAGACAAAGCACCaggaggagctggcaggggcCCGCttggagaaggagaagctgcagcGCCTGGTGAGCCAGCAGAGCGGCACCAtaaaggagctggagaaggtgCTGGTGGCTGCCAGTGCCAACACCAGCCTACTCCAGCGCCAACAGCTCCAGATCCTCGAGTCAGTGCAGAGCCTGGTGCGCCTCGTCTCCCAGGGCAGAG CCCCACTGCCTGGGCAGGAACAGCAATTCCAGGACTGCACCGAGGTGCGCCGGGCAGGCATCCGTGCCAGCGGGGTCTACACCCTCCACATCGCCAACCTCAGTGAGCCAAAAAAG GCATTCTGTGACATGGAGACAGACCACGGCGGCTGGACTGTCATCCAGCTCCGTGCCAACGGCAGCCTCAGCTTCCAGAGGACCTGGAAGGAGTACAAGCAG GGCTTCGGGGACGCGGCGGGCGAGTACTGGCTGGGTAACGAGGCCGTGCACCTCCTGACGAACCAGGCACCCTACGCCCTGCGCATCGAGCtatgggactgggagggaggcCAGGTCTATGCCCACTACAGGAAATTCCAGCTGGGGAGTGAGAAGCAGCTTTACAG GCTCTCGCTACAGGACTACAGCGGCACGGCTGGGCAGCAGAGCGGCTTGGCGCTACAGGGCACCCGTTTCAGCACCCGAGACGCCGACAATGACAACTGCCTCTGCAAGTGCGCCCAGATGCTGTCGGGAG GCTGGTGGTTTGACGCCTGCGGCCTCTCCAACCTAAACGGCATCTACTACTCGGCCCGGCATAACATCCGCAAGCTCAACGGCATCCGCTGGCATCACTTCCAGGGCCCCAGCTACTCCCTGAAGGGCACTCGCATGCTGATCCGACCCACCAGCTTCTAG